The Triticum urartu cultivar G1812 chromosome 5, Tu2.1, whole genome shotgun sequence genome contains the following window.
GGAGGAGTGGCGACGGCTTGGGGTGGATGGGACAAGTGccctaggttttagggtttggCCAAATTAGGTAGAGCTTGGTCTATATATAGTGAAAGGAGGGAGTTTTGGATCGTCTGATCGAGATCGGATGGCTGCGGGTCAACGGAGTAGTCAAATGAAGAAACGGGAGATGCAGGAGGTTGTTCGGGGTTGATCCGGATCCGTTGGTAACGACAGAGCGGGTCGGGTTcaggacaactttcggacgcgcgcgaggggatCCGAGAACTGTGCGGAGAGGGGGGTCTGACAAATGGCCACAGAGGCAGGGGTTTGATGGGCTGGTTTAGAGTGGAAGTGGGCTgtgaagagagaagagaaggagagCAGCCTGGCAACTGTTTCtgaagaccgaaaacgtccgacgatagaccagctatattgccgctatagttaatcgttggggcgtcaaacggactccgaatgcgatgaaacgtggcaggcgacctactaacaacataacaacaccgcatgccaactttcaacccattcaaGAACATTtctcggccacttataaaatattagtcggacatgccgcgggcgcgtgcaagtgtgtctgggctcagaacggacaacgggaGGAACGtggagacccggacggatgcaagtttgaaaacatgatgatgcaatgcacatgatgacatggcaagatgcaacacgcaagcgaatgacaaggcaaaacggccaataactggaagacacctggcgcaacgatCTCGGatcgtcacaacactccaccactacgagaggatctcgtcccgagatctaggatggcgacggagggaaaacggaagagaaagagaagagatAAAACTAAGTTGATTCTTTGACAattgagtgaaaccaaagaaccttgcgaggttgaacgaattgaaagaaagaaaacaacgaagatgaacaaagttgaaacactccgttagaaaagaggaacaaggaacattactagaaccttgtaggtagaaagacataagaaaagggttgcaatggacaaggagtacatgcaagcactccggtagaaacgagatgtacaaggaacgataaggatcaattacgacaacactccggttggaaaaggaaggtaaagaatatgagcttggcaaaatgaaagcacttggatgatactccggttagaagaggaatgatagccacaacactccggttaaaacgagatagagaaggaaaaaaatgatataatttggacagcactccggttgtaaatggaaggaattgaacatgaacttgacaagatgagaggatacttgatgaaatcaacaacacactgcctccggaactactGAAAGAAAggcacaatgggtaagaaagatttcagacagcactccggttgagaagggaggtaaaacttgataagatgagagaacttgaatgaaggacacgacactccggttgaaaatgGATAAGAACACGGTCCTCACAAcccgagatgatgagtgaagatagcaacatcacaatgcctccggaacaaaagaatagaaacTAGATCATTGTAATAAAAGAATGGAGttgaaaatgccaacttctgccacaaatgagcttggaagGCACCCTTACgagaaggttataacggagtttttggaaaaccaacaacgaaaagagtaagcttgttgtgggcttatggaaaacaacTCAAAATTATGAGATGAAATTCTGCCATTAACAGAAAACAAAatattggattgatatcaacaagaagacgagaagcttatttcaccgggagggtaactgaagaacttgggtcatttataagcaccataaatagcaacaatccttagggaaagctttaggtgaaatataacccaagataattccaatgaagagattgatgggtttaaatatctcattcctgacaacttttgaatcaagaaacatgaaggaaattgtcaaaaatgacataacaccaccgcAAGAGAcaagatagaaagaattgcactttggaatgcaagatgaaagAATGCTTGAaatcctcaaaacaagacatgtgtttaacaccatgtttattttagagtatagcttggcggatcaaaacttcgagagaaatcttgaagaacaattgaagaatgaaaggaatcctttacgaaccaccatgttgagcctccatgaagaactccggatAGGAAATGATAACATAAAAGAATTGAAGGTTTGAAGCAAACAGGATTGAAGCCAATggttagatggagcttcgcgatgatataaccgagaaaaacttggaactccggaaagaaagatgaacaattgaaatcaagaattttgatgaacctccggaataaggaattaatcatttgggcgaatcaagaataagaattatgttatgctcatccttcaccaatttagattgatgacaagcaacggatttggcatactacttattctcgaagacaggattaagagagatatagcgcaaacttgagagaaatcttcgacgaaccaccggtaggattgaaacgacgaataaattgatatgataccaagagaaaaggaatcttgaatgaaccaccataagaattgcaCAAGAAAGTAGCAAAagcacaattcaccgggaagaatttgaAAACAAAATatgatacttgagggaatttagatgcAAGTGAACAAAGAGATCCTGAGCTGATTAGCGAATATTTGAATGataccggtaagatttggagaacaatagctgaaagatggaatgaataaacccgaaatgatggccttcggaggaaagaaatggaaaCCACTCAGAAATGCTTCCGATGGGTGAAAAGAAATCTCACAATCTAAAACAATGATGAGAGGATGGTATCACGCTTGAACTTCACATCTCTGAGAGAaaggagcaagattgagagacaatcttcttcggtcttcaaatgttgaaaATGACGATGCGAAACGTCAACATGAgttattgaggcactccggaataatgaaaagcgaagaggttgagccaacaatgaaaagaatttaaAAGATCTTGGAGCAATACgaatgactgatgataattcattcttacgtcaattTTGAAAGAATTTAGgttagctccgggaaaataagaagggtcaggtaagatcctgggaaaagacctgtgggttaagGCCCACTCAATAGATACACCGTTGGAgagatttaaaagagagattgcaccggttgaattaaatggcttgacgagataacaatctcgaaagagCCTGAACGAATACAGAGTgcaaacacgaatcttcgagatatcttcagcacttcggatatgaatagagagatgaccgattaagaggtgcaccggtatgagaaagCATTGTGAAAAGAGGAAAAGGGTAAGATTAACACCGAAATCTTGGATTGAATCCACCAGGGAAGAAAAAGAAttaagaatgatgaacttgaagctccgttagtatcttcctgagaatcgccgtataagaacattgacgaaaaagagtggagagacttcacaagaataaaatggatatttgattaagaaatccgagtccttgacgaaacaagggtgggagggtgggaaaacaaaggcaacttggggacagaTGAAACGAACAACATTGAGAAAAAAtcgagaggtgatcttgcggatgttgaaatgatcgggtCCACTTGAACaaaaacacgccggttgaaaaggattgacatgacaatctcgattatcatgaaggattagtattgaCATGgtagtatgagaacaccgcttaggaaaggtatggaatcaacacttgacttcgaagcaactcgaataccacaactgaaaacaaaaacaaaggattggcttgcaaaataagccggaacaaacatatgatagagatttcgtccgaagttttcgtggtggggcccacacgggctcgatcgtacagcaccatcatgtacaaggcagtgcacatgacatacgaagcgtccccgagtcagcatagccaaggactctttaagacacaacgagaccactgtaaaaccaaccgtggataggcggaccactagacgtcgaaccccaatctcatatcatgcatctgtcggaaagatatcctaagggctacttgaattcccacttataaactcccgaaactttctggttatgcaatcaggtgttggggatataggggaagcataatatctcgcccaaaactagcaaatcctacatccagatgtatccatccttcaacacataaccaagaaaccttcggaaatcgtttacctcaaccttcgaaaagcatccgttatacgagttatggcaatactcccgaactccggCCACAGTACTGGGTGGtttcgaggttatctcaccaacaactgcataaaagagatttttgatgtcggcgaaaactcaggtattccagaactgcaacgataaaattgtgacgacaacacctcggagctcaactccctgggacactgccacaacccctaaatgttaggaggcaccaagaacaatgttctcatcacaaaaccatcggaacgattccaagatacccgcgtgatcctaaaaaaatcgtgaaatttgaggagagaaaagtcaaaatTTCTACGTCAgaaggcctcaccagagcgacgaagagactgaggagtaaaaagaatcctacactccgatatatatatatgtgtgtgtgtgtgtgtgtgtgtgtttgtgtgtgtgtgtgtataatatactaagactcaaaacattttgttctagactcaacaacgtcagcgattcgatcaagcagggggctcctaagtcgggaatggcctggcttaagagggatgatagactactcatatcaataaggaattccttttTTTCCGAAAGCCCATTCGGAcaaaactccaaagttaagcgtgctcagcttggagtaatttcaggatgggcgaccgaccgggaagttgctcccgggtgcgcacgagtgagggcaaagtgcgcagaaaagactagtattgatctgtggggccagtctagatcccgccaggagtaacgaccaccggcgggtgtgtccggagcgttacaagttggtatcagagccaaccctcgcggttacacggatgtttgcggacaggtgcgcggtcatgttgttcatgacgtttgtgacccgtcgtggcacccgacatggcacatgtaccggactggatgcacagccGTATGTGCCAAGAGAGAACATTCTTATGGCCCGatgaggacgtcggttcctctgagagggggtgtatgtgatagcctggcttaagaggggtgatagactactcatatcaataaggaattccttcttttccgaaagcccattcggacagaactccaaagttaagtgtgctcagcttggagtaatttcaggatgggtgaccgaccgggaagttgctcctgggtgcgcacgactgaggacaaagtgtgcagaaaagactagtattgatctgtggggccagtctagatcccgccagaagtaacgaccaccggcggatGTGTTCGGGGCGTTACACCCAGATGGTTACAGAGGCCTGTTTCTTGGTCCTGCTTGCCTCGGTTCAGAGCAGCAATTCAGCAACCATTCTTCTGTATAGCTAGAGGCTTATGGTTACTTCCCTGGCTACTTTTCATGTCTGTCTGGTTTAGTCGATGGTCGTTTCTTGTTCGGGGTTATGGATCTAGAACATATGATCGGTACTATGGAGGAAACTTTGCACTTGAGACTTATTACTGTGTAGGAAACTTATCCAAGCATGAGCATTATGTTTGCATTGTGATTTTTAAATCTTCTATGGAGGAAACTTTGCACTTGAGACTTATTACTATGTAGGAAACTTATCCAAGCGTGAGCATTATGTTTGCATTGTGATTTGTAAATCTTCTATGGAGGAAACTTTGCACTTGAGACTTATTACTGTGTAGTCGATGCATTTGAGACTTGCTGTGGTTGAGCTTGTGGAATCGATGTAGTTGATACTTGGGCTCTGTTCGGTGTTGCTCCGCTCCACAACTCTGCTCCCGGAGCTAGCGGAGCTGCAGTTGAAAATGACGGAGCTGCAGTTTCCTCGCTCCGCAGATTCCGGGAGTTGGTGGATTACCGAACAGTTAGCGTGGTTGTGGACTTTTGGTGATCTTGAGCTTGATGCATTTGCTGCGAAGAAAAATTTAGATGGATTGGGTCCTAATCATCATGGAGCAGAAGTGCCCAAAATACAATAATAACTGAACTGATGCTCCGTAGGTGAGGGAGATACCGTCGATGTGCCATCTGGGATAGAGGAGTTGAGAATCTGCTCGAATGGCGTGGAAATCGGTTTTGATGTCAACTTTTCTCCAGATGTTGGTAGCGGCGGGGCAGTGAATGGGAAGGTGGGGGCAGTCTTCGTCATCATGTGCACAACAGGGGCACAATGCATTGGTTAGTCTATATACTCtctccattccacaatgtagtgcgcCCGCGCTTTGCAAGATTCAAGTTTGACAGTAAATTTAACCAATGAGACCGATTgtggcgggagcaaaaattatatcattgaattCATATCTTCGATATGaattcaatgatataatttttgctcccgccacAGTTGGCCTTGTTGGTTAAATTTACGGTTAAACTTGGATCTTGAAAAGCATGggtgcactacattatggaatggagggagtattacgCAATGGTCATCATGAGCCATGACATTGGTTAGTCTATTACACAATGCAAGCTCGATCCCATCATGCACAAATTTTTTTAGACAAGGGCATTATGGTTTTAGTGGTGGGAGTAGTGCCGAGAAGGTATTGGCTAAGGGTTTTGGGAGGATCATATGTCTGACCAAAGGAAGGTGGCGCAACCATTACACACTTTGCATTGAGTCATCTCAGAGAGGTGGTGTAGGTGTTTGTTAGCGTCATCAGAGGGCGTGTGGAGGTTTGTCTCTGGCAGATCTCGTGGGATTCGATCTGCGTTTGTCTTCCGTGGATCCACATGGATCCGATGTTCGTTCGTTTGTGTTCCTGTGTCTAGACTTCCCAATTGCCCGGCTTTGGTGATGGAGGGTTGATGACGACGGCTCGCCTTCGACTCGCTGCTTGTAGTCGTTGCTAGGTGGTCTACAAACCCAAATGTAAATTTTACTTCTGATGTTCTTCGTACTACCTTGACAGTTGATGAATAAATTTGTAATTTTTTTCTCGTGAAAAAAAGGAAGAAGCATTGCTTCCGTGGGAGAGTGGCAGTGGTGAGGACCATAGGAACCAATCCTTCCAAGACAAGTACCTTGACTATGTTCTATTGACACCTTAAAATTACATTGTTGTTCTTATGTACATGGGTAAAGTAACCTTTTTAGAACCTCCTGTCCGATTTAATGCATGCACTTGGGTATAGGCAGATTATGTATGTCAGTTCTAGAATTTTGCTAATAAAACAACGGATTTGCTAATACTCATCTGCTCATCTGTAAACTTTTATAAGACGTTTTAAATTAAGTGATTTAAAACGTCTTATAAAAGTTTTTATAGGGAGTAGATGAGAAGTAATTAAGTCTCATTCTAACTCCTAACTATTTGATTAAccaaagaaaagaagaagaaaaaacctATATATTGAGTCTATTACATAATTACATGTTGCGAACAACATATATGTCACGATTTAATTTAAATTTCAAACTGCAGCTAATATTCCTAATCTGCAAGTCCTGATATCATAGCTAGTCCCATCTTCATGCCACGGCGGCGACCATGCCGGCAGCAACGGTGAAGAGCACGAGGGCCATCTGCGCCGAGGATTGATCACTGCCGGAGgttgttgttggtggtggtggtggcggtggcgggGAAGTCGACGACGGCGCCGCAGGAGCCGACCGTGGTGGCTCTGCCGATCCTGCTGCATTAATAGTCAAATCAAAGCTCTGATCAGACATTGGCCGAAAGCTTCTCCTAGCGATCTAAGTGTCAAACAACCAGTATACCTGAAGGTGGCTGCGCTGCCGGCGACGAGGCCAAGGGTCCAGACTGATCCGGCTCGTAGGGAGGAAGTACCACTCCTTGCACTGCAAAATTCATCGATCAATTAGTCGATCGGATCAGAGTACAATCGCGCATGCACGTAGGCAGAGAGGAGTTCGATCGGTCATGAGAGGCTTTGTACGGTGGCTACTTACTGTCGCAGAGCTGGATGGGCGGCTGGACCTGGCCGCAGCTGGTGGGGATCTCGAGGGCGTGGGTGACGTTGACGTCGTAGCCGGTGGAGCGGCCGTAGACGCCGTTGGCGATGTAGCAGAGGCAGAAGGGGTCGGCGTTGAAGGCGGCGCTGTAGGCGTCGCAGCACGCGGGCGAGGCCGCCGGCGCGCCCTCGTACATGAACGCGTGGCACGCCAGCAGGCCGCCCAGCGTGTCCCGGCAGTACTCCgtcccggccgccgccgccgacgccgagGGGGCGAGCGCCGCCGCGGCCAGGGCGGCGagcgcgaggaggaggaggggagcAAACCTGGTGCTAGACGCCATGTCGATTGATCGGCGAGTTGCTCGTTTGTAGATCGCGATTGAGGTGTACGTATGCATGCAGGGGCGCGCAGCTTATTATTTATTGATGGGACGTAGGTTGGTAGAGGGGTCAACGTTGAAGAGGATTTGTATTTTGAACGACGGACACATTGCGTCGTGCAAGGGACGGACAAGTCAATAGCCAATACTCCGGTAATGGCACGCCTCCGATAGAAGCAATTCTACCATGCACGGATGCCCGTGCAGGCAGCAGCCCTTACTACAACGTCCTGTTCCACCCGCAATACAAACAAATTTGTACGTAATCCATGCAAACACGATCAAATTCATTCAAACGGGCATAAGTTCGGACATAATAATTTATATAAACATACGATATTTTGTTCATTCAACCATAAAACCTTTATAAAAACATtaaaaagaaaactaaactaaCTTTCCTACCGGACGGTGATCTCGTACGCCTGGTAGGACTGATCGACAGCACCTTCGTCACCGTTTGTGTCATCGTCGTAGTGGCCCTCCCAGCGGCAAAAGGCGCAAGGACGCGATAGCCCTGCCTCCCGCCGCCCGGCGCTCGCAAAGGAGTCGCTCCATTTCCTCCTACACCGTACGGAGGGCCGCCTTGGCCAATGCCGACCCTATCCTTCCCTTGCCGCCGGCGGAGGTATCGATGAGCGACCACTCCACGCCGATCTTGGCGAGCTCCCCATAGAGGCGGGCAAACCGTCACGCCGTCGTCTCCACGGTGGTCACCAAACGGTCGCAGGCCCAGGCCTCCACAAGGTCAGGGTCCACAAGGACCCATGTCGGCGCCGCGCGGGACTTGGTGAACACCGAGCGACGCGCCAAGTTGTGCTGCTCCTGCCATGCCGCCTCCTTGGCTGCCCTCTTCCGCGCTACGATGATGCTCCATGACGACGAGGATCTGTTGCTGTTGCTGCCACCGAGGTagtgttgggggggggggggggggggggggggggggggagtgccCACGCACCTTCACGATCGATTGGGGAAACTCCTCCTTGACAGCCTTGCCACGAAAGACATGGCGTTGCGGCGATGTTGGCTCATGCTTGACGCAGCGTCCGATTTGGTAGTGTATACCAACAAGCTGCACTAGGTGGACAACTGTATCGCCATGTTCGAGTGGTTCCTTGGGGAGGGCAAGTACAAGGTGATCGAGTTCGACCTCGGGTACACCAACGGGCGTGTCGGTCATGATTAGAAGGTCGTCATCGTCCAGTGGTGTGTGTGCCAGCacgtcctcatctaccactactgcacgGTCATGGGGCCTTGTAAAAGTTTCACCAGGTCTGGTTGGGATCAGGACCCCCATAGGTCATCGATTTATGTAAGCAGGATACGTTTGATGCTTGATTATTATAAGTTTATTCGCAGAAAAAAGTAATGAAGTTGCCATTATATTGGTACGAAAGTTCTCATGTTATACCAAGTTACCACGTGGCAACTTTGATACTAATACCGTGACCACTTTGTAAACGACTAGCTGGCAACTTCAATGATGattaccccgcaaaaaaaaaaacttCAATGATGATTTTTTTCCCGCCAAAACATACACATATGGAATTTAGTATTAAACCTCTTGTCGAGGTAAACCTGGGCGTGATCATCTGATCATAAATTAGATTAACAGTTTGAGAGATAAAACATGTTAAAATTTGATAAATACATTTATGACGATGATATCGTCGTCTCGCCAATAAAGGACCCGCTCACGTGTTAGGATTTGTGAATCCTGCATGAAGTACCATGTGGGGCTAATAAATGAGCAACACTTGTTCTCATAGTCCCACCTCTCacaatactccctccgtcacGGTTTAGAAGACACAGTTAAATTTGCGTGCGTTTCCACAATAGACAAGGTTTAGGGCGCATTGCATTTATTTCTAGTAGCTAATTAGTACTCCGATATACTATTTCTATATGCATGCATAGTGTGAATGCTATTTTTTACCCCATCCCACAACCAATAGATAACCACCTAGGTCCCAGAGAATTTTCAAGCACGCCTTCTAAACcgtgacggagggagtacatatttttGACTTTGTTGTCTGCAAGAAAAAAACATACTGAAGCTTTTATATTACTACAGTAGGTTCTTAATTTGTGACATCATTATAGTCTTTTCATTGGTTTGTTTCATAAAAAGCATCTATTTCAATTGCACATTTCTCAAATGAACTGTTTAATTCTTTTGAAATAAATTGTTTCATATTTTGAAATAATCAGTTTCACAATGATACATTATAAATTATAACTTCACTTTCCATGGTTGATATTTCACAATTTAGCACCTACATTTCACTTTTCATTGGGTTATTTCACAAAAATCACATCTATTTAAATTACATATTTTTTAAATAAATGGTTACACATTTCAAAATAACCCGTTACACAAAAATCACATTTTTCAAGTGAAATAGGTTTGTTTCACAAATGAAATGTGAAATGTTGAAATTTAAACGTGTTTGAAATGTGTTCAATATTGGTTTAATTCTAAAGGTCTTGACATCAAGAGTTTGAATATATGAATTATTTAAAAAACACACAAAAAGGATATACGTTTTTAATTGGCTAAGATGAAATAAAGTTCATGGATTTGTTTCCAAGAGAGAGACTGTGTTGGGATTTGTGAGCCCTGCACGAAGTATCCCGTAATCCTCATAGGAGCAATGCTACA
Protein-coding sequences here:
- the LOC125507970 gene encoding non-specific lipid transfer protein GPI-anchored 19-like; protein product: MASSTRFAPLLLLALAALAAAALAPSASAAAAGTEYCRDTLGGLLACHAFMYEGAPAASPACCDAYSAAFNADPFCLCYIANGVYGRSTGYDVNVTHALEIPTSCGQVQPPIQLCDMQGVVLPPYEPDQSGPLASSPAAQPPSAGSAEPPRSAPAAPSSTSPPPPPPPPTTTSGSDQSSAQMALVLFTVAAGMVAAVA